In one Nostoc sp. KVJ3 genomic region, the following are encoded:
- a CDS encoding ABC transporter substrate-binding protein, whose amino-acid sequence MTNRRQFLQGVAALSSLSLAGCGWRLAEVRANSNTSSQRDQLYIFTWTQYTDNQLLKTFSTQTGMKVLADVYDSNDVMLAKLQAGGGGTYSIIYPSDYMVQKMVNKGLLIEIDRDRLIGLENLFPRFENPSYDPNNRYSIPFNWGTTGLLYNSEKIKDAPQDWDYLWQNQKQLNQQMTLLNDVREVMGATLRMLGYSYNSKNEEEIKQAYEKLKVLKPAIARFDTDAWQNQILAGDLLLAMCYSADAVKICQENPQLKYVIPRSGSSLWTDTIVIPKASPNLAGAYAWINMILQPEIAAQISQRLSISTPNRAGFEQLPKKIQNNGNLFPSESLLANCERVAPVGNFEEVYDRYWTQLTSS is encoded by the coding sequence ATGACTAACAGACGGCAATTTTTACAAGGGGTAGCAGCACTTTCTAGCTTATCTTTAGCTGGTTGTGGCTGGAGGCTTGCCGAAGTACGTGCTAATTCTAATACCTCTAGTCAACGAGATCAACTTTATATCTTTACCTGGACACAATATACTGACAACCAATTATTGAAAACCTTTAGCACCCAAACTGGCATGAAAGTGCTAGCGGATGTGTATGATTCCAATGATGTCATGCTGGCTAAATTACAAGCTGGAGGCGGTGGTACTTACAGCATCATCTATCCATCCGATTACATGGTGCAGAAGATGGTGAACAAAGGTTTGTTAATAGAAATCGATCGCGATCGCTTAATTGGTTTAGAGAATTTATTCCCTCGGTTTGAGAATCCTAGTTATGACCCCAATAATCGGTATAGTATCCCTTTTAACTGGGGGACAACAGGTTTACTTTACAATTCTGAAAAAATCAAAGATGCACCGCAAGACTGGGATTACCTTTGGCAGAACCAAAAGCAGCTTAATCAACAGATGACTTTGCTTAATGATGTTCGGGAAGTGATGGGTGCAACGTTACGGATGCTAGGTTATTCTTACAACTCAAAAAATGAAGAAGAAATCAAACAAGCTTATGAAAAGTTGAAAGTGTTAAAACCTGCGATCGCCCGTTTTGACACCGACGCTTGGCAAAATCAAATTCTGGCAGGAGATTTACTATTAGCAATGTGCTATTCAGCGGATGCGGTGAAAATTTGTCAAGAAAATCCTCAACTAAAATACGTGATTCCTCGGAGTGGTTCTTCATTATGGACAGACACTATCGTAATCCCTAAAGCATCTCCCAATTTAGCTGGAGCCTATGCTTGGATTAACATGATTCTGCAACCAGAAATAGCAGCCCAAATCAGTCAACGCCTTAGTATTTCTACGCCTAATAGGGCTGGATTTGAGCAATTGCCAAAAAAAATCCAAAACAATGGTAATTTATTTCCCTCAGAATCGCTTTTAGCCAATTGTGAACGTGTTGCTCCTGTAGGAAACTTTGAAGAAGTTTACGATCGCTATTGGACTCAATTAACCAGCAGCTAA
- a CDS encoding ABC transporter permease, whose translation MNVEKNGISQIEELHRLRGNWLQPLILLAPSGIWLLLLLVLPTLIIFELSLVADIRPGDLVNPNGFQNYIRIFDPLYVQVIVRSLFFAFGTTIICLILGFPVAYWIAQIAPQRWRNLLVLAFVLPLWTSSLLRSYAWITILRPTGLLNSLLSTFGLPTLELLNQSQAVFIGMSYSLLPYMVLILYASLEKLDKRLLEAAADLGANPVETFCQVTVPQIFPGIAAASMLVFITGLGDFVDPELLGGASSMTAARLIYNQFLGATQNWGFGSALSMTLILLVSVAIALLIKFGEPAPKR comes from the coding sequence ATGAATGTTGAAAAAAATGGGATTTCCCAAATAGAAGAATTGCATCGACTGCGAGGAAATTGGCTGCAACCTTTGATATTACTCGCACCATCGGGGATTTGGTTATTACTTTTGTTGGTGCTGCCAACTTTGATAATTTTTGAGTTAAGTTTAGTTGCAGACATCCGTCCAGGAGATTTGGTTAATCCTAACGGATTTCAAAACTATATCCGAATATTTGATCCGCTTTACGTGCAAGTAATCGTGCGATCGCTATTTTTTGCATTTGGTACCACAATAATTTGTTTAATTTTGGGCTTCCCCGTCGCCTATTGGATTGCTCAAATAGCGCCGCAACGTTGGCGGAATTTGCTGGTATTAGCCTTTGTCTTGCCTTTGTGGACTTCCTCATTGCTTCGTTCTTATGCTTGGATTACAATTCTTCGTCCTACTGGTTTATTGAACAGTTTACTCAGCACCTTCGGCTTGCCTACTTTAGAATTACTTAACCAGAGTCAAGCTGTATTTATTGGCATGAGTTACAGCTTGTTACCCTATATGGTTTTGATTTTATATGCTTCTCTCGAAAAGCTAGATAAGCGGTTGCTAGAAGCGGCGGCTGATTTAGGTGCAAATCCGGTAGAAACTTTTTGCCAAGTAACCGTACCACAGATTTTTCCAGGAATTGCGGCTGCTTCTATGCTTGTATTTATCACAGGTTTAGGGGATTTTGTCGATCCAGAATTACTTGGTGGTGCTTCTAGTATGACGGCGGCGCGGTTAATTTATAACCAGTTTCTTGGAGCAACCCAAAATTGGGGATTTGGTTCAGCTTTAAGTATGACGTTGATTTTGCTTGTTAGTGTTGCGATCGCACTTTTAATTAAATTTGGCGAACCTGCACCCAAACGCTAA
- a CDS encoding Uma2 family endonuclease, whose translation MLSPDLKNALPTTDELPCSDDTPVDNEDQNFLPNILLFLLNSIWANRLDWYFGVDMALYHTTGVNPRVPIVPDAFLSVGVERKKGGKSRKSYAVWEENGIVPIFILEMVSHTPGGEYDEKLDIYRKLGVLYYVIYNPEFWLREQHQPFEVYKLIDGNYQLQIGEPYLMPEVGLGIGRHQAVIAGIQQEFLCWYDRQGNRYLTDGEQAQQERSRAEQERQRAEQLAQYLRSLGVDPNHLPGH comes from the coding sequence ATGCTCTCACCCGATCTCAAAAATGCGTTACCAACTACTGACGAACTTCCTTGTTCAGACGATACGCCAGTCGATAACGAAGACCAAAACTTTTTGCCCAATATTTTACTCTTCTTACTCAACTCCATTTGGGCAAATCGCCTGGATTGGTATTTCGGAGTAGATATGGCACTGTATCACACCACAGGGGTAAATCCTAGAGTACCTATAGTGCCAGATGCTTTTTTAAGTGTAGGAGTAGAACGGAAAAAGGGAGGTAAATCACGCAAAAGTTACGCGGTTTGGGAAGAAAATGGGATAGTTCCAATATTCATATTAGAAATGGTATCCCACACCCCTGGAGGGGAATATGACGAGAAGCTAGATATATACAGAAAACTTGGTGTATTATATTACGTAATTTATAACCCTGAGTTTTGGCTACGCGAGCAACATCAACCCTTTGAAGTATATAAGTTAATAGATGGAAACTACCAATTACAAATAGGTGAACCCTATTTGATGCCAGAGGTGGGGTTAGGTATTGGGCGACACCAAGCTGTAATTGCCGGGATACAACAGGAATTTTTATGTTGGTACGATCGGCAAGGAAATCGCTATTTGACAGATGGAGAACAGGCACAACAAGAGCGATCGCGGGCTGAACAAGAGCGACAAAGGGCTGAACAGTTAGCGCAGTATTTACGTTCTCTAGGTGTAGATCCGAATCATTTACCTGGTCATTAA